One region of Streptomyces subrutilus genomic DNA includes:
- the pcrA gene encoding DNA helicase PcrA, with the protein MSSLFDDSFLADLTPSDEVPPPPEDHAAPEPGTDDLFGGRFDVPMTGDAYYRDGAPKPVIDPAALLDGLNEEQRAAVVHAGSPLLIVAGAGSGKTRVLTHRIGHLLSARNVHPGQILAITFTNKAAGEMKERVEGLVGPRANAMWVSTFHSACVRILRRESKRLGFTSSFSIYDAADSKRLMALVCRDLDLDPKKFPPKAFNAKISNLKNELIDAEAFADQAVDGFEKTLAQAYTMYQGRLREANALDFDDIIMTTVHLLQAFPDVAEHYRRRFRHVLVDEYQDTNHAQYTLVRELVGTGYPDLPPAELCVVGDADQSIYAFRGATIRNILQFEEDYKDATTILLEQNYRSTQTILSAANAVIERNENRRAKNLWTQAGTGAVITGYVADTEHDEAQFVADEIDRLTDAGDAKAGDVAIFYRTNAQSRVFEEIFIRVGLPYKVVGGVRFYERKEVRDVLAYLRVLANPEDNVPLRRILNVPKRGVGERAEAMIDALAMREKITFPQALRRVDEAFGMAARSTNAVKRFNVLMEELRTIVDSGAGPAVVLEAVLERTGYLAELQASTDPQDETRIENLQELAAVALEFEQARDEETPGTLAEFLEQVALVADSDQIPDEDTEGTGVITLMTLHTAKGLEFPVVFLTGMEDGVFPHMRSLGQTKELEEERRLAYVGITRARERLYLTRSSMRSAWGTPSYNPPSRFLEEIPPEYLQWKRTGAAQKPAGPIRGSGGGKASFGTSPEAFLSSSRTKSGPSGFATRRAADKPVIALVVGDRVTHDQFGLGTVMEVKGAGADAQATIDFGDDKPKRLLLRYAPVQKL; encoded by the coding sequence ATGAGCAGCCTCTTTGACGACAGTTTCCTGGCGGACCTCACCCCCTCCGACGAGGTCCCGCCGCCGCCCGAGGACCACGCCGCCCCGGAGCCGGGGACGGACGACCTCTTCGGCGGCCGGTTCGACGTACCCATGACCGGGGACGCGTACTACCGGGACGGCGCCCCCAAGCCCGTCATCGACCCGGCGGCGCTCCTGGACGGGCTGAACGAGGAGCAGCGCGCGGCGGTGGTGCACGCGGGCTCCCCGCTGCTCATCGTCGCCGGCGCCGGCTCCGGCAAGACCCGGGTGCTGACCCACCGCATCGGACACCTGCTGTCCGCGCGGAACGTCCACCCCGGCCAGATCCTGGCGATCACCTTCACCAACAAGGCCGCCGGAGAGATGAAGGAGCGTGTGGAGGGCCTGGTCGGCCCGCGCGCCAACGCCATGTGGGTCTCCACCTTCCACAGCGCGTGCGTGCGCATCCTGCGCCGCGAGTCGAAGCGCCTCGGCTTCACCTCCTCGTTCTCGATCTACGACGCGGCCGACTCGAAGCGCCTGATGGCGCTCGTCTGCCGCGACCTGGACCTGGACCCGAAGAAGTTCCCGCCCAAGGCCTTCAACGCCAAGATCTCCAACCTGAAGAACGAGCTGATCGACGCGGAGGCCTTCGCGGACCAGGCCGTGGACGGTTTCGAGAAGACGCTCGCGCAGGCGTACACGATGTACCAGGGGCGGCTGCGCGAGGCCAACGCGCTCGACTTCGACGACATCATCATGACCACGGTCCACCTCCTCCAGGCGTTCCCGGACGTCGCCGAGCACTACCGGCGCCGCTTCCGGCACGTGCTGGTCGACGAGTACCAGGACACCAACCACGCCCAGTACACGCTGGTGCGCGAACTGGTCGGCACCGGCTATCCGGACCTGCCCCCGGCCGAGCTGTGCGTGGTGGGTGACGCCGACCAGTCGATCTACGCCTTCCGCGGCGCGACCATCCGCAACATCCTCCAGTTCGAAGAGGACTACAAGGACGCCACGACGATCCTGCTCGAGCAGAACTACCGCTCCACGCAGACGATCCTGTCCGCCGCCAACGCGGTCATCGAGCGCAACGAGAACCGCCGCGCCAAGAACCTGTGGACCCAGGCCGGCACGGGCGCGGTCATCACCGGCTACGTCGCGGACACCGAGCACGACGAGGCGCAGTTCGTCGCCGACGAGATCGACCGCCTCACCGACGCCGGTGACGCCAAGGCCGGAGACGTCGCGATCTTCTACCGGACCAACGCGCAGTCGCGTGTGTTCGAGGAGATCTTCATCCGGGTCGGGCTGCCCTACAAGGTCGTCGGCGGCGTCCGCTTCTACGAGCGCAAGGAGGTCCGCGACGTCCTCGCGTACCTGCGCGTCCTCGCCAACCCCGAGGACAACGTCCCGCTCCGCCGGATCCTGAACGTGCCCAAGCGCGGCGTCGGCGAGCGCGCCGAGGCCATGATCGACGCGCTGGCGATGCGCGAGAAGATCACCTTCCCGCAGGCGCTGCGGCGCGTGGACGAGGCCTTCGGCATGGCCGCCCGCTCGACGAACGCGGTGAAGCGCTTCAACGTCCTGATGGAAGAGCTCCGCACGATCGTCGACTCGGGCGCGGGCCCCGCGGTGGTGCTGGAGGCGGTGCTGGAGCGTACGGGCTACCTCGCCGAACTCCAGGCGTCGACCGACCCGCAGGACGAGACGCGGATCGAGAACCTCCAGGAACTGGCGGCGGTGGCGCTGGAGTTCGAGCAGGCGCGGGACGAGGAGACGCCCGGGACGCTGGCCGAGTTCCTGGAGCAGGTCGCCCTGGTGGCCGACTCCGACCAGATCCCCGACGAGGACACCGAGGGCACGGGCGTCATCACGCTCATGACCCTGCACACCGCCAAGGGCCTGGAGTTCCCGGTGGTCTTCCTGACCGGCATGGAGGACGGGGTCTTCCCGCACATGCGGTCGCTGGGCCAGACCAAGGAGCTCGAGGAGGAGCGCCGCCTCGCGTACGTCGGCATCACGCGTGCGCGCGAGCGGCTGTACCTGACCCGGTCCTCGATGCGCAGCGCCTGGGGGACGCCCTCGTACAACCCGCCGTCGCGGTTCCTCGAGGAGATCCCGCCGGAGTACCTGCAGTGGAAGCGCACGGGCGCGGCCCAGAAGCCGGCGGGCCCGATCCGGGGCTCGGGCGGCGGGAAGGCGTCGTTCGGCACCTCGCCGGAGGCGTTCTTGTCCTCCTCGCGCACGAAGTCGGGCCCGTCCGGGTTCGCGACGCGCCGGGCCGCCGACAAGCCGGTGATCGCGCTGGTGGTCGGGGACCGGGTGACGCACGACCAGTTCGGGCTCGGCACCGTCATGGAGGTCAAGGGCGCGGGCGCGGACGCGCAGGCCACCATCGACTTCGGCGACGACAAGCCGAAGCGGCTGCTGCTGCGCTACGCGCCGGTGCAGAAGCTGTAG